The genomic window TACGACGGTGCCACGATTGCCTCGCTGAGCACCCCTTGGGGCGAGGTGATGAGTGACGACGACCTCGGCGGCTATCACCTCGTGTGGACACGCGATATGTGCAATAGCGCCACCGGGCTGATGGCGGCAGGTCATACCTCGCCGCCGCTGCGGGCTTTAACCTATTTGGCATGCTCGCAGTGCCCCGACGGCGGCTTTTTCCAGAATTTCTGGCTCAGTGGCGAGCCCTATTGGCGCGGCGTGCAATTGGACGAAGTCTCGTTTCCTATCATGCTCGCGTGGCGCCTGCACAGTGCCGGGGGCCTGGAAAACTTCTACCCCTGGCCCATGGTATGTTGCGCCGCGGGCTACCTGGTCGAACATGGACCTGCCACGCCGCAAGAACGCTGGGAAGAAAACGGCGGTTACTCGCCGTCGACGTTGGCAGCGAACATCGCGGGCCTGGTTTGTGCCGCGTGTTTTGCCCGCGACCGGCACGATGAAACCACGGCACGATTTCTGGAAGATTACGCTGACTTTCTGGAAAGCCACGTCGATCGGTGGACAGTCACGACGCAGGGCGAGCTGGTGCCAGGCATTCCGCGACACTATATCCGCATCCATCCCGTGGCCATCGACGATCCCCTGGCGGACGAGGATCCCAACCGTGGCTGCCTGGAGCTGCGCAATCAAGCGCCGGGTGCGCCCGCTTCTTTTCCGGCGAGAAATATCGTGGATGCCGGATTCTTGGAGTTGGTTCGTTACGGCATTCGCAAGCCGGGCGATCCGCTGATCGAGGATTCGCTGCAGGTGATTGATGCCGTGCTCAAATTAGAGACACCGCTTGGACCTTGTTGGCACCGTTACAATCATGATGGCTATGGCCAGAAACTTGACGGTGGTCCCTTTCAGGGCTGGGGCCACGGCCATGCCTGGCCGCTGTTGACCGGCGAGCGCGGTCACTACGAATTGGCGGCCGGCCGCGATCCTACTCCCTACATCCACGCCATCGAACGCTTTGCTACTTCGACGGGCCTGTTGCCGGAACAGATTTGGGATCAGCCCGACAAACCCGAGGCGCTGCTGTACTTTGCCCGCGAGACCGGCGCCGCGATGCCGCTGGTTTGGGCGCATGCGGAGTACATCAAACTAGTCCGCTCGGCGGCTGATGGACGC from Pirellulales bacterium includes these protein-coding regions:
- a CDS encoding glycoside hydrolase family 15 protein, which produces MALILNQNPATGGPGIEPRWTRANKDGIGTAYSNLSHVWFTISRGAVNEVSYPTIDRPQIRDFQYLVTDGATFLHDGRRGALHTTEYLDEHALGYRITTSCPEGRYRLVREIIGDAHHSCLIVRTRLDAPEDLRDTLRLYALLAPHLDVGGWGNNGNVVSTSRGNVLTANKNGLWLAMQASIPFLNTSCGYVGVTDGWQDLAHNYRMDWKFDSAPNGNIALTGELDLRAGHDFMMVIAFGHSLHQALVSLTQSLVCPFEQHLERYIDQWNRAGEHLRADPVRVTGDEGRLYRVSHSLILAHEDKVYDGATIASLSTPWGEVMSDDDLGGYHLVWTRDMCNSATGLMAAGHTSPPLRALTYLACSQCPDGGFFQNFWLSGEPYWRGVQLDEVSFPIMLAWRLHSAGGLENFYPWPMVCCAAGYLVEHGPATPQERWEENGGYSPSTLAANIAGLVCAACFARDRHDETTARFLEDYADFLESHVDRWTVTTQGELVPGIPRHYIRIHPVAIDDPLADEDPNRGCLELRNQAPGAPASFPARNIVDAGFLELVRYGIRKPGDPLIEDSLQVIDAVLKLETPLGPCWHRYNHDGYGQKLDGGPFQGWGHGHAWPLLTGERGHYELAAGRDPTPYIHAIERFATSTGLLPEQIWDQPDKPEALLYFARETGAAMPLVWAHAEYIKLVRSAADGRVFDLIEPVADRYLSGVQREPIEIWKFNRRVRSMASGTRLRVIASIPFRLHWSADEWQNCKDT